The following proteins are co-located in the Neomonachus schauinslandi chromosome 8, ASM220157v2, whole genome shotgun sequence genome:
- the DDR1 gene encoding LOW QUALITY PROTEIN: epithelial discoidin domain-containing receptor 1 (The sequence of the model RefSeq protein was modified relative to this genomic sequence to represent the inferred CDS: deleted 1 base in 1 codon) → MGPGALCSLPLLLLPPLLLVATGHADMKGHFDPAKCRYALGMQDRTIPDGDISASSSWSDSTAARHSRLESSDGDGAWCPAGPVFPKEEEYLQVDLRRLHLVALVGTQGRHAGGLGKEFSPSYRLRYSRDGHRWMDWRDRWGQEVILGNEDPGGVVLKDLGPPMVARLVRFYPRADRVMSVCLRVELYGCFWKDGLLSYMAPVGQTMYLSEAVHLNDSTYDGHTTHAVGGLLYGGLGQLADGVVGLDDFRKSQELRVWPGYDYVGWSNHSFPGGYVEMEFEFDRLRAFQAMQVHCNNMHTLGARLPGGVECRFKRGPAMAWEGEPVRHALGGSLGDPRARAVSVPLGGRVGRFLQCRFLFAGPWLLFSEISFISDVVNDSSPALGGTFPPAPWWPPGPPPTNFSSLELEPRGQQPVAKAEGSPTAILIGCLVAIILLLLLIIALMLWRLHWRRLLSKAERRVLEEELTVHLSVPGDTILINNRPGPLEPPPYQEPRPRGNPPHSAPSVPNSSALLLSNPAYRLLLATYARPPRGPGPPTPAWAKPTNTQACSGDYMEPEKPGAPLLPPPPQNSVPHYAEADIVTLQGVTGGNTYAVPALPPGAAGDGPPRVDFPRSRLRFKEKLGEGQFGEVHLCEVENPQDLVSLDFPLNVCKGHPLLVAVKILRPDATKNARNDFLKEVKIMSRLKDPNIIRLLGVCVQDDPLCMITDYMENGDLNQFLSAHQLEDKVAEGAPGDREAAQGPTISYPMLLHVAAQIASGMRYLATLNFVHRDLATRNCLVGENFTIKIADFGMSRNLYAGDYYRVQGRAVLPIRWMAWECILMGKFTTASDVWAFGVTLWEVLMLCRAQPFGQLTDEQVIENAGEFFRDQGRQVYLSRPPACPLGLYEVMLRCWSREPEQRPPFSQLHRFLAEDALNTV, encoded by the exons ATGGGGCCAGGGGCCCTCTGTTCCCtaccgctgctgctgctgccgccgctgctCTTGGTGGCAACTGGACATGCTGATATGAAGGGACATTTTGACCCTG CCAAGTGCCGCTATGCCCTGGGCATGCAGGACAGGACCATTCCAGATGGGGACATCTCTGCCTCCAGCTCTTGGTCAGACTCCACTGCGGCTCGCCACAGCAG GCTGGAGAGCAGCGACGGAGATGGGGCATGGTGCCCTGCAGGGCCGGTCTTTCCAAAGGAGGAGGAGTACCTGCAGGTGGATCTGCGGCGGCTGCACCTGGTGGCTTTGGTGGGCACCCAGGGGCGGCACGCGGGAGGCCTGGGCAAGGAGTTCTCCCCCAGCTACCGGTTGCGTTACTCCCGGGACGGCCACCGCTGGATGGACTGGAGGGACCGCTGGGGTCAGGAG GTGATTTTAGGTAATGAGGACCCTGGGGGAGTGGTGCTGAAGGACCTTGGACCCCCCATGGTGGCCCGGCTGGTTCGCTTTTACCCCCGGGCTGACCGGGTCATGAGTGTCTGTCTGCGGGTGGAGCTCTATGGCTGCTTCTGGAAGG ACGGACTCCTGTCTTACATGGCCCCCGTGGGGCAGACGATGTACTTATCTGAGGCGGTGCACCTCAATGATTCCACCTACGATGGACACACCACACATGCTGTTGGCGG GCTGCTGTACGGAGGTCTGGGTCAGCTGGCAGATGGTGTGGTGGGGCTGGATGACTTCAGGAAGAGCCAGGAGCTGCGGGTCTGGCCAGGCTATGACTACGTGGGGTGGAGCAACCACAGCTTCCCAGGTGGCTACGTGGAGATGGAGTTTGAGTTTGACCGGCTGAGGGCTTTCCAGGCCATGCAG gTCCACTGTAACAACATGCACACCCTGGGAGCCCGCCTGCCTGGTGGGGTGGAATGTCGCTTCAAGCGGGGCCCTGCCATGGCCTGGGAGGGGGAGCCTGTGCGCCACGCCCTGGGGGGCAGCCTGGGGGACCCCAGAGCCCGGGCTGTGTCCGTGCCCCTGGGCGGCCGCGTGGGCCGCTTTCTGCAGTGCCGCTTCCTCTTTGCTGGGCCTTGGTTACTCTTCAGCGAAATCTCCTTCATCTCTG ATGTTGTGAATGACTCCTCTCCAGCCCTGGGGGGCAccttccctccagctccctggTGGCCACCTGGCCCACCTCCCACCAACTTCAGCAGCTTGG AGCTGGAGCCCCGAGGCCAGCAGCCCGTGGCCAAGGCTGAGGGGAGCCCAACTGCCATCCTCATCGGCTGCCTGGTGGCAATCATCCTGCTGCTCCTGCTCATCATCGCCCTCATGCTGTGGCGGCTGCACTGGCGAAGGCTCCTCAGCAAG GCCGAGCGCCGGGTATTAGAAGAGGAGCTGACagtccatctgtctgtccctgGGGACACCATCCTCATCAACAACCGCCCAGGCCCTCTTGAGCCACCCCCTTACCAGGAACCCCGCCCTCGTGGGAATCCGCCCCACTCTGCTCCCAGTGTCCCCAACAGCTCTG CGTTGCTGCTCTCCAATCCAGCCTACCGCCTCCTTCTGGCCACTTACGCCCGTCCCCCTCGGGGCCCCGGC CCCCCCACACCCGCCTGGGCCAAACCCACCAACACCCAGG ccTGCAGTGGGGACTATATGGAGCCCGAGAAGCCGGGTGCCCCgcttctgcccccacctccccagaacAGCGTCCCCCATTATGCCGAGGCTGACATTGTCACCCTGCAGGGCGTCACCGGGGGCAACACCTATGCTGTGCCCGCGCTGCCCCCAGGGGCTGCCGGGGATGGGCCTCCCAGAGTGGATTTCCCTCGGTCTCGGCTCCGCTTCAAGGAGAAGCTTGGCGAGGGCCAATTTGGGGAG GTGCACCTATGTGAGGTAGAGAACCCTCAAGATCTGGTCAGTCTTGATTTCCCCCTTAATGTGTGCAAGGGACACCCTTTGCTGGTAGCTGTCAAGATCCTACGGCCAGATGCCACCAAGAATGCCAG GAATGATTTCCTGAAGGAGGTGAAGATCATGTCGAGGCTAAAGGACCCAAACATCATCCGGCTCCTGGGCGTGTGTGTGCAGGATGACCCCCTCTGCATGATTACTGACTACATGGAGAATGGTGACCTTAACCAGTTCCTCAGTGCCCACCAGCTAGAGGACAAGGTGGCTGAGGGGGCCCCCGGAGACAGGGAGGCTGCCCAGGGGCCCACCATCAG CTACCCCATGCTGCTACATGTGGCGGCCCAGATTGCCTCAGGCATGCGCTATCTGGCCACACTCAACTTTGTGCATAGGGACCTGGCCACAAGGAACTGCCTGGTTGGGGAAAATTTCACTATCAAAATCGCTGACTTCGGCATGAGCCGGAACCTCTATGCTGGGGACTATTACCGCGTGCAGGGCCGGGCGGTGCTGCCCATCCGGTGGATGGCCTGGGAGTGCATCCTCATG GGCAAGTTTACGACTGCAAGTGACGTGTGGGCCTTTGGGGTGACCCTGTGGGAGGTGCTGATGCTCTGCCGGGCCCAGCCGTTTGGGCAGCTCACTGATGAGCAAGTCATCGAGAATGCAGGGGAGTTCTTCCGGGACCAGGGCCGGCAg GTGTACCTTTCTCGGCCCCCTGCCTGCCCGCTGGGCCTGTATGAGGTGATGCTTCGGTGCTGGAGCCGGGAGCCTGAGCAGCGACCACCTTTTTCCCAGCTACATCGGTTCCTGGCAGAAGATGCGCTCAACACGGTGTGA